The Henckelia pumila isolate YLH828 chromosome 2, ASM3356847v2, whole genome shotgun sequence genome includes a window with the following:
- the LOC140878847 gene encoding peroxidase 60-like — MPHGISYYDHTGEPDPTMDSTLRDTLMARCPQEADSDDNTVDLDQNTSSSTTVDNSYYQQILSNRGILQIDQELSLDPWMQPMVKLGAVQVLTGEQGGIRRFCNTTLDPRQ; from the coding sequence ATGCCTCATGGCATATCATATTATGATCATACAGGGGAGCCTGACCCAACCATGGATTCTACTCTGCGTGACACACTAATGGCGAGATGCCCACAAGAAGCAGACAGTGATGACAACACAGTGGACCTTGATCAAAACACTTCAAGTTCAACAACCGTGGATAATTCGTACTACCAACAGATTCTTTCAAACAGAGGTATTCTCCAGATTGATCAAGAATTATCCCTTGATCCATGGATGCAGCCAATGGTCAAGCTAGGAGCGGTCCAAGTCCTCACCGGAGAACAAGGAGGGATCAGACGGTTCTGCAACACAACTTTAGATCCTCGCCAGTAA